The proteins below come from a single Cannabis sativa cultivar Pink pepper isolate KNU-18-1 chromosome 3, ASM2916894v1, whole genome shotgun sequence genomic window:
- the LOC133035533 gene encoding uncharacterized protein LOC133035533 — MGDEQSQSQSLGDELWDSWNLRACLIISLSLQFFLLFAAFLRKICKSNFIHLFIWLAYTLSNWIAAYGLGQTVRKPTRNLLDPNKSGDLYMFWAQFLLLHLAGPDSITTFSTGDSGVWLKSLTGLISQVLATIYSFILVAISRKDKLWFPTILVFGVGLIKSWERVIALLNAGFDQFGETLLPKPDPGCDYEEAVSTYSATRGVQVEMEPHKKMASNYNNEQEILLGCDEKIDELKVLKSAHYFFEKFKILFTGSFLSYQTRETSRDYFLQCRNSTVAFRLIEYELSFLHDLMHTKMSVLQNMFGYILRIVCFSSVSVASVLFLLTDKRGYTGFDVGLTEALLLGTILFDVISIIMLLFSEWGILRISLVRYLTPSCIWRRKRWSRSVFQYNMLNYSSSNWFTQLVYKVSRFLLTITGSVEKMRAMMSSSLVTVTKEKEDFIFNKLKMLSSKVKDLKVAKEACSQRGLLALLQHSRSYSKLEWSIREFQYLESLLLWHLATELCYHNLSEEEQKRNEYVGISQLLSNYMFYQLVVQPTLLSQEMGNFSIVLQDTQAETRKFFKKHSISNHKEACEKLRLVKTPYRAAVVKGTKSKSLLFDACILSKELQNLEEQQWELMAQVWVELMSYAAINCSPATHAQQPSKGGELLSFTWLLMYHLGLGTQFSDQVPHG, encoded by the coding sequence ATGGGAGATGAACAATCACAATCACAGAGCTTGGGAGATGAGCTATGGGATTCATGGAATCTTCGAGCTTGTCTTATAATAAGCCTCTCCCTACAATTCTTTCTGTTGTTTGCTGCTTTTTTGAGGAAAATATGCAAATCCAACTTCATACACTTGTTCATATGGCTTGCCTACACCCTATCAAATTGGATTGCTGCTTATGGTCTTGGTCAAACTGTCAGAAAGCCAACTAGAAATCTCCTTGATCCAAACAAAAGTGGAGACCTTTATATGTTTTGGGCACAGTTTCTTTTGTTGCATCTTGCTGGTCCTGATAGTATTACAACTTTTTCAACTGGGGATAGTGGAGTCTGGTTAAAGTCACTCACTGGACTCATTTCTCAAGTTTTGGCAACTATTTATAGCTTCATTCTCGTTGCAATTTCTAGAAAGGATAAGCTATGGTTCCCAACAATCCTAGTGTTTGGGGTTGGACTTATCAAGTCATGGGAGAGGGTTATAGCTCTGCTCAATGCAGGGTTTGATCAATTTGGAGAAACTCTTTTACCAAAACCAGATCCAGGTTGTGACTATGAAGAAGCTGTTTCAACTTACTCAGCAACAAGGGGTGTACAAGTTGAAATGGAACCACATAAAAAGATGGCCTCAAATTATAACAATGAGCAAGAAATTTTGTTAGGCTGTGATGAGAAAATAGATGAGTTGAAAGTACTAAAATCTGCACATTATTTCTTTGAGAAGTTTAAGATACTCTTTACTGGTTCATTTTTGAGCTACCAAACTCGAGAAACAAGCCGCGATTATTTTCTTCAGTGTAGAAATTCAACTGTTGCTTTTAGATTGATTGAGTATGAACTCAGCTTCTTGCATGATCTTATGCACACCAAAATGTCTGTGTTACAGAACATGTTTGGATACATTCTTAGGATTGTTTGTTTCTCCTCTGTTTCGGTTGCATCTGTGTTGTTTCTCTTAACAGATAAACGCGGATATACTGGGTTTGATGTTGGACTTACTGAAGCTTTGCTCTTGGGAACCATTCTCTTTGATGTCATCTCTATAATTATGCTCCTATTTTCTGAATGGGGCATCCTTAGAATCTCATTGGTTAGATATCTTACTCCATCATGTATTTGGAGAAGAAAGAGATGGTCAAGATCAGTTTTCCAATACAACATGCTCAACTACAGCTCATCTAACTGGTTTACACAACTGGTCTATAAAGTGTCTAGATTTTTGTTGACAATAACAGGATCCGTTGAAAAAATGAGAGCAATGATGTCTTCCTCCTTAGTGACTGTCACCAAAGAAAAGGAAGACTTCATTTTCAACAAGCTTAAGATGTTATCTTCAAAAGTAAAGGATTTAAAAGTTGCTAAAGAAGCTTGTTCACAAAGAGGCCTTTTGGCCCTTTTGCAGCATAGTAGAAGCTATTCTAAACTTGAATGGAGTATTAGAGAATTCCAATATTTGGAGAGCCTTCTTCTATGGCACTTAGCTACTGAGCTTTGCTATCATAATCTTAGTGAGGAAGAGCAGAAGAGAAATGAGTATGTTGGTATTTCTCAGCTTCTTTCAAATTACATGTTTTATCAACTTGTTGTCCAGCCTACTTTGCTATCCCAAGAAATGGGAAATTTCTCCATAGTACTACAAGACACTCAGGCAGAGACAAGGAAGTTTTTCAAGAAACACTCGATTTCAAATCATAAGGAAGCTTGTGAAAAGTTGAGGTTAGTAAAAACGCCATACAGAGCGGCTGTTGTGAAGGGAACCAAGAGCAAATCTCTGTTGTTTGACGCCTGCATTCTCTCGAAAGAGCTTCAAAATCTGGAGGAGCAGCAGTGGGAGTTGATGGCTCAAGTGTGGGTTGAGTTGATGTCTTATGCAGCCATTAATTGCAGCCCGGCCACACATGCACAGCAGCCTAGTAAAGGCGGGGAGCTTTTGAGTTTTACTTGGTTACTCATGTATCATTTGGGTTTAGGAACACAATTTTCTGACCAGGTACCACATGGTTAA